A genome region from Labilibaculum antarcticum includes the following:
- a CDS encoding phospholipase D-like domain-containing protein produces MKLIKPSEISSKIMTLLEESDEFVLLVSPYVKISKWYKLLKKLEAAKQRNIDIELIIRDDQTNHNSFKELNDLGLKYSSIKDLHCKLYLNEKYAIVSSMNLLLSSEINSIEIGYQTENEKEYNELKEFCTRHLFYEFNKTKTSESKFNVDWRDFLIQTLSEKLQRDVRIQHNDEGFQLNTGTNNYSVFIYNSKQNKLRISGILSGKEFQELNTNPSILIPIEELNIEFQQGSNGYYDTIWGTSVNTLKSQNLHEILGGEESEIANAIINFVLSVDSFKKLYRVSCK; encoded by the coding sequence ATGAAGTTAATAAAGCCGAGTGAAATTTCTAGTAAAATAATGACTTTGCTTGAAGAAAGCGATGAATTCGTTTTATTGGTTTCTCCTTATGTAAAAATATCGAAGTGGTATAAACTATTAAAGAAATTAGAGGCTGCCAAACAAAGAAATATTGATATTGAATTAATAATTAGAGATGATCAGACAAATCATAATTCCTTTAAAGAACTAAACGATTTAGGATTAAAATACTCTTCAATAAAGGACTTGCATTGCAAACTGTATTTAAATGAGAAATATGCGATTGTTTCTTCTATGAATCTGTTATTAAGTTCTGAGATAAATTCAATAGAAATAGGTTATCAAACTGAAAACGAGAAGGAATATAATGAATTAAAGGAGTTTTGTACCAGACATTTATTTTATGAATTTAATAAAACTAAAACATCCGAATCAAAATTTAATGTAGACTGGAGAGACTTTCTGATTCAAACTTTGTCGGAAAAATTGCAAAGAGATGTTCGAATTCAGCATAACGATGAAGGTTTTCAATTAAACACAGGAACAAATAATTATTCTGTATTTATTTATAATTCAAAGCAAAATAAACTAAGAATTTCAGGAATATTATCTGGAAAGGAATTTCAGGAATTAAATACTAATCCAAGTATTCTAATTCCTATTGAAGAATTAAACATTGAATTTCAGCAAGGAAGTAATGGATATTATGACACAATTTGGGGTACATCTGTGAATACTTTAAAATCCCAGAATCTTCATGAAATATTAGGTGGTGAAGAATCTGAAATTGCTAATGCAATAATAAACTTTGTTCTAAGTGTTGACTCTTTTAAAAAATTATATAGAGTCAGTTGTAAATAA